A DNA window from Thermosynechococcaceae cyanobacterium Okahandja contains the following coding sequences:
- a CDS encoding 5-(carboxyamino)imidazole ribonucleotide synthase: MVNSEEGAAPSIGVIGGGQLAWMMGRAAQDLGMRLWVQTPHPSDPAVATAAGVIYADISDVGATAQLAAHTQVITFENEFVDLVALQALVRQGVCFYPTLSSLAPLLDKYQQRCFLQQLGIPVPAFAYLEEWSTAAPCVIKACRHGYDGQGTFIIRTEAQWQQFWQRWPEIPPQHFLAEALVPYTKELAIMVARSPRGELVLYPVVETQQVDAICRRVIAPAPIATAICQQIEAIATQILNALDAVGVFGIELFLTAAGDVLVNEIAPRTHNSGHYTIDACVTSQFAQHLRAVSGQPLGSGAMHCPAAVMVNLLGLEATVDYSAKCAALAALPEAHLHWYGKKNAYAGRKLGHLTVLLDCPDAAAAMIQQIEAIWYGASVPVSLC, from the coding sequence ATGGTGAACTCAGAGGAAGGCGCTGCCCCTAGCATTGGTGTCATTGGCGGCGGTCAATTGGCATGGATGATGGGGCGAGCAGCTCAGGACCTAGGGATGCGGCTGTGGGTGCAAACCCCCCACCCCAGCGATCCGGCAGTAGCGACTGCGGCCGGTGTCATCTACGCTGACATCAGTGATGTTGGGGCCACCGCGCAGTTGGCGGCGCATACCCAAGTGATTACCTTCGAGAACGAATTTGTTGATCTGGTGGCACTGCAAGCTCTGGTGCGCCAGGGGGTTTGCTTTTATCCCACCCTGTCGTCTTTAGCGCCCCTCCTCGATAAGTATCAGCAACGGTGCTTTTTGCAACAGTTAGGGATTCCGGTGCCGGCCTTTGCTTACCTAGAGGAGTGGTCAACCGCAGCGCCTTGCGTCATCAAGGCCTGTCGCCACGGCTACGATGGCCAAGGTACGTTCATCATTCGTACTGAGGCGCAGTGGCAGCAGTTTTGGCAGCGGTGGCCCGAGATACCGCCACAGCACTTTCTGGCGGAAGCCTTGGTGCCCTACACCAAAGAGTTGGCCATTATGGTGGCGCGATCGCCCCGGGGTGAGCTGGTTCTTTATCCGGTGGTTGAAACCCAGCAGGTGGATGCCATTTGTCGGCGTGTCATTGCTCCGGCACCTATTGCCACCGCCATTTGCCAGCAGATCGAAGCGATAGCCACTCAGATCCTCAACGCCCTAGATGCGGTAGGGGTCTTTGGCATCGAGCTCTTTTTAACAGCTGCGGGCGATGTCCTCGTGAATGAAATTGCTCCCCGCACCCACAATTCTGGCCACTACACCATTGATGCCTGTGTCACGAGCCAGTTTGCGCAACATCTGCGAGCCGTGAGTGGTCAACCCCTTGGCAGTGGGGCAATGCACTGTCCGGCGGCGGTCATGGTGAATTTACTCGGGTTAGAGGCCACGGTAGATTACAGCGCCAAATGTGCGGCCTTAGCAGCACTGCCAGAAGCGCACTTACACTGGTATGGTAAAAAGAACGCCTATGCGGGTCGTAAGCTGGGGCACCTAACGGTTCTCTTGGATTGCCCCGATGCAGCAGCGGCCATGATTCAGCAGATCGAAGCCATCTGGTATGGTGCTAGTGTGCCTGTCTCCTTGTGCTAA
- a CDS encoding YraN family protein: protein MHPIGEGGEAAVAAWLQARQWQIVARNWTCRWGELDLVAYHPVRGLAFVEVKTRRPRNWDANGLGALSPRKQLKLIRAAQAFLQAQPQWQDSPCRFDVALVLYQPSSVGGGYQVRQYLEDAFAVE from the coding sequence ATGCATCCGATTGGCGAGGGGGGTGAAGCGGCGGTAGCGGCGTGGTTACAGGCGCGGCAGTGGCAGATTGTTGCCCGCAATTGGACCTGTCGTTGGGGGGAGCTAGATCTAGTCGCCTACCATCCGGTTAGGGGGTTAGCCTTTGTGGAAGTGAAAACGCGCCGCCCGCGCAATTGGGATGCCAACGGGCTGGGGGCGCTGTCCCCGCGCAAGCAACTCAAACTTATCCGCGCCGCTCAGGCGTTTTTGCAGGCGCAACCCCAGTGGCAGGACAGCCCCTGTCGCTTTGATGTAGCATTGGTGCTGTACCAGCCCTCGTCAGTGGGGGGAGGGTACCAAGTGCGCCAGTACTTAGAAGATGCCTTTGCTGTGGAGTAA
- a CDS encoding ABC transporter permease: MGTGTLNTVGRHIQDWYQNHTTRLVLKRLGEALITLVLASALSFAIMQLAPGNYLDNLKADPQISLERLRELERQFGLDKSPVEQYLRWLWQIIRHGNFGTSFIYQRSVASLLWERLPATLLLSLSSILLTWGLAIPLGIWAAVNQNRWSDRLLRIISYVGQGFPSFITALLLLFLAQSTPLFPVGGMTSLYYDDLPWMGKVLDIGWHLVLPTLALTLTSFAGLQRLMRGNLLDVLRQNYIQTARAKGLPESRVIYVHALRNAINPLITLLGFEFASLLSGAFIAEFFFNWPGLGRLIFQAVTAQDIYVVMASLMMGAVMLIIGNLLADLLLRWADPRITD; this comes from the coding sequence ATGGGGACTGGAACACTCAATACTGTTGGCCGCCACATTCAAGACTGGTATCAAAATCACACCACCCGTTTAGTCCTGAAGCGATTAGGGGAAGCCCTGATCACGCTAGTGTTGGCCTCAGCCCTTAGCTTTGCCATTATGCAGTTGGCGCCCGGCAACTATCTTGACAACCTGAAAGCGGATCCCCAAATTTCCCTAGAGCGATTGCGGGAACTCGAGCGGCAGTTTGGCCTCGATAAGTCGCCCGTTGAGCAGTACCTGCGGTGGTTGTGGCAAATTATTCGCCACGGTAATTTTGGCACCAGTTTTATCTATCAACGCTCTGTTGCCTCCCTACTGTGGGAACGCTTACCGGCAACACTGCTGCTGTCCTTAAGTTCTATTTTGCTGACGTGGGGACTGGCCATTCCCTTGGGGATTTGGGCTGCCGTCAACCAAAATCGCTGGAGCGATCGCCTGCTGCGAATCATCAGCTACGTTGGCCAAGGCTTTCCCAGCTTTATTACGGCGCTGCTGCTGCTCTTTTTAGCCCAGAGTACGCCCCTGTTTCCCGTCGGCGGTATGACCAGCCTCTACTACGACGATCTACCGTGGATGGGCAAAGTCCTCGATATTGGCTGGCACCTGGTGCTGCCCACCTTAGCCTTGACCCTTACCAGTTTTGCCGGGCTACAGCGGTTAATGCGGGGGAACTTACTAGACGTGCTGCGGCAAAACTATATTCAAACCGCTCGCGCCAAAGGGTTACCAGAATCCCGCGTGATTTATGTCCACGCCCTGCGCAATGCCATTAACCCCCTCATTACCCTACTCGGGTTTGAATTTGCGAGCTTGCTCAGCGGTGCCTTTATTGCCGAATTTTTCTTTAATTGGCCGGGGTTAGGGCGCTTAATTTTTCAAGCTGTCACCGCCCAAGATATTTACGTCGTCATGGCCAGCTTAATGATGGGGGCAGTGATGCTAATAATTGGCAACCTCTTGGCAGACTTATTATTGAGATGGGCAGATCCGCGGATCACAGACTAG
- the trxB gene encoding thioredoxin-disulfide reductase encodes MTPPRIENVVIIGSGPAGYTAAIYAARANLKPFMFEGYQVGGLPGGQLMTTTEVENFPGFPEGIQGPQLMARMKAQAERWGTELVTEDVIQVDFNQRPFLISSAERQVYAHTVIICTGATAKRLHLPGEEQYWTKGVSACAICDGATPIFKDAELAVIGGGDSAAEEAVYLTKYGSHVHLLVRSDKMRASKAMQDRVLANPKITVHWQTEAREILGNGQLMTGLRIINKATGEESELAVRGLFYAIGHTPNTQLFKDFLELDSVGYIVTRHGTQTNVEGVFAAGDVQDHEYRQAVTAAGSGCMAALDAERWLSARGLIQEFHQTETATPTTGAAKPTDTAEAVFDPNAIKHRGSYALRKLFHESDRLLLVKYVSPTCGPCHTLKPILDRLVDEFEGRVQLIEIDITEDSAIAEQAGVTSTPTIQLFKNKELLEVIVGMKPKSQYRETLQRYLK; translated from the coding sequence ATGACACCGCCACGGATTGAAAACGTTGTGATTATTGGCTCTGGTCCAGCGGGCTACACAGCGGCCATTTATGCTGCCCGTGCCAACCTCAAGCCCTTTATGTTTGAAGGCTACCAAGTGGGGGGTCTCCCCGGCGGCCAGTTGATGACCACGACCGAGGTGGAGAACTTCCCCGGCTTTCCCGAGGGCATTCAAGGGCCGCAGTTGATGGCGCGGATGAAGGCGCAAGCGGAGCGCTGGGGCACTGAACTGGTCACCGAGGATGTGATCCAAGTTGATTTTAACCAACGGCCTTTCCTCATTAGCTCTGCCGAGCGGCAGGTCTATGCCCATACGGTGATTATTTGTACGGGGGCAACGGCGAAGCGGCTGCACTTACCCGGGGAAGAGCAGTACTGGACGAAAGGGGTATCGGCCTGTGCCATCTGTGACGGTGCCACGCCCATTTTCAAGGATGCCGAGCTAGCGGTTATTGGGGGCGGGGACAGTGCCGCGGAGGAAGCGGTTTACCTTACCAAGTATGGTTCCCACGTACACCTGTTGGTGCGCAGCGACAAAATGCGTGCCAGTAAGGCCATGCAAGACCGGGTTTTAGCCAATCCCAAAATTACGGTGCACTGGCAAACGGAAGCACGGGAAATTTTGGGGAATGGCCAGCTGATGACCGGGTTGCGGATTATCAACAAAGCCACGGGTGAAGAGTCGGAACTTGCGGTGCGGGGGCTATTCTATGCCATTGGCCACACCCCCAACACGCAGCTTTTTAAGGATTTTTTGGAACTCGATAGTGTGGGTTATATTGTCACCCGCCATGGCACCCAAACCAATGTGGAAGGTGTGTTTGCGGCGGGGGATGTCCAAGACCATGAGTATCGCCAAGCGGTTACCGCTGCAGGCAGTGGCTGTATGGCGGCCTTGGATGCGGAACGCTGGCTCTCGGCGCGGGGGCTGATTCAGGAGTTTCACCAAACCGAAACCGCCACGCCAACAACGGGGGCGGCTAAACCCACTGACACGGCAGAAGCGGTGTTTGACCCCAATGCCATTAAACACCGCGGTAGCTATGCCTTGCGGAAGCTGTTCCACGAGAGCGATCGCCTCCTGTTGGTGAAGTATGTCTCTCCCACCTGTGGCCCGTGCCATACCCTGAAGCCGATTTTGGATCGGTTGGTGGACGAGTTTGAGGGCAGGGTGCAACTCATTGAGATTGACATTACCGAAGACAGCGCCATTGCCGAGCAAGCGGGGGTGACCAGTACGCCCACGATCCAACTGTTCAAAAACAAGGAACTCCTAGAGGTCATTGTAGGCATGAAGCCCAAAAGTCAGTACCGCGAAACACTGCAACGGTATCTCAAATAA
- a CDS encoding sulfite exporter TauE/SafE family protein, producing the protein MGGIEMLLITLAGVGAGFINAIAGGGTLISFPILIAAGVPPVAANITSTVALVPGYLGATVAQRRDLRGQGQRLWLLIPSGVLGGIGGGILLLTTSERLFNGLVPYLILLAALLLALQDPVRRWLVQRQPPARERATEAVGAIAPVVLAALYGGYFGAGLSVILLAVLGGFLEDTLTRLNGLKQAVAFAVNGAAALFFVFSGQVVWPVVLVMAIAAVLGGGIGGKLARLVKPRLLRFVVVGVSVIVALLYMFANR; encoded by the coding sequence ATGGGCGGTATTGAAATGTTGCTCATTACCCTTGCGGGAGTTGGAGCAGGATTCATCAATGCCATTGCCGGGGGCGGCACCCTCATTAGCTTTCCCATCCTGATTGCGGCGGGGGTGCCACCCGTGGCCGCTAACATTACCAGTACGGTGGCCTTGGTGCCCGGGTACTTGGGGGCAACCGTGGCTCAACGTCGAGATCTGCGTGGTCAAGGGCAGCGGCTGTGGCTACTGATTCCCAGTGGTGTGTTGGGCGGCATTGGCGGGGGCATTCTCCTGCTGACCACCAGTGAGCGACTCTTTAATGGGCTGGTGCCCTACCTCATCCTTTTGGCGGCGCTCCTTTTGGCTCTGCAAGACCCGGTCCGGCGCTGGTTAGTGCAACGCCAACCGCCCGCAAGGGAAAGAGCGACGGAGGCGGTGGGGGCGATCGCGCCGGTCGTCTTGGCGGCACTCTACGGCGGCTACTTTGGTGCTGGCCTGAGTGTGATTCTCTTGGCAGTGTTAGGGGGTTTCCTAGAGGATACCCTGACGCGGCTGAATGGCCTGAAGCAGGCGGTGGCCTTTGCCGTGAATGGTGCCGCCGCCTTATTTTTTGTGTTTTCCGGGCAGGTGGTCTGGCCGGTGGTACTGGTGATGGCGATCGCGGCGGTGCTTGGCGGGGGTATCGGCGGTAAACTGGCCCGCCTTGTTAAGCCACGGCTGCTGCGATTCGTGGTTGTTGGCGTGAGTGTGATTGTCGCCCTTCTGTATATGTTCGCCAATCGCTAG
- a CDS encoding SPFH domain-containing protein, giving the protein MLYWLTFLQALPAPTLPEIPNAQRESAATTAMVGEAPPIVMGQLGGLGTLLFFPGLIAGIVILLLISVWAYTRVYVITPNNEAFVRTGGIFVKKKTVILNGGCIALPGFHELTRVPLREISIDVERTGKLAVRTQDYLRADMRVTFYVCINATEEDVLTAAARLSQNNRITPEDIKNALEKRADDAIRAAAKHKSLAEIDSDKLGFAQEVLNLVQQDLQKVGLTLNNIAISEVQESDTYDENNFFDAQGVRLRTETIQRSIQQKREVELSTRVAIEQKELDAQKRSLQIAEEQEAALLGQRLKVEALKAQREREIEEAKAAEAAAIQRAKLLQAQSVEEEEIRKKLAIQQKEIEASIELEEKNKLLKVTQAQQLQEAEIAEINRQQQVEANRLQAQVAIAESERLARLAQEDVAIAVATKKKESLMAEAERARAESAVTTAIEVEKADREKHLAIIAAEREAAEKRVLDQNVVEIDVFRRRRQAEIAQQAAELEAEAIRTLAAANRDKAMAEAAGIEALLAAKNVISNANLTAQVITSLWPELVSQLPEVLKALAPQPGVIGDAKIYAFPGANGAGAADINKLLLSTSGLALINALFEEGKLGALLAQIKALLQEETPKLDQE; this is encoded by the coding sequence ATGCTCTATTGGCTGACATTTTTACAAGCACTGCCTGCCCCCACTCTGCCGGAAATACCCAATGCTCAGAGGGAAAGCGCGGCCACAACAGCAATGGTGGGTGAAGCGCCGCCAATTGTTATGGGTCAATTGGGAGGCTTGGGCACGCTGCTTTTCTTTCCGGGGCTGATTGCGGGTATTGTGATCCTGCTGCTTATTAGCGTTTGGGCCTACACCCGCGTTTATGTCATTACCCCCAACAACGAAGCCTTTGTGCGTACTGGCGGCATTTTTGTGAAAAAGAAAACCGTCATTCTCAATGGCGGCTGCATCGCTCTGCCGGGGTTTCATGAACTGACCCGGGTTCCCCTGCGGGAAATTTCCATTGATGTGGAGCGGACGGGCAAGTTAGCCGTGCGCACCCAAGACTACCTGCGGGCGGATATGCGTGTCACCTTTTACGTCTGCATTAACGCCACTGAGGAGGATGTCCTCACTGCTGCCGCGCGCCTCTCCCAAAATAACCGGATTACGCCCGAAGACATTAAGAATGCCCTCGAAAAACGCGCTGATGATGCCATTCGCGCTGCGGCCAAGCACAAGTCGCTGGCAGAAATTGACTCGGATAAATTGGGGTTTGCCCAAGAGGTACTCAATCTGGTGCAGCAGGATCTGCAAAAAGTAGGCTTAACCCTCAACAACATTGCCATCTCCGAGGTGCAAGAGAGCGATACCTACGACGAAAATAATTTCTTTGATGCCCAAGGGGTACGGCTGCGCACCGAAACCATTCAGCGCTCGATTCAGCAAAAACGGGAAGTGGAGCTTTCTACCCGAGTGGCCATTGAGCAAAAGGAACTGGATGCCCAGAAGCGATCGCTGCAAATTGCCGAGGAGCAAGAAGCCGCCCTGTTGGGCCAGCGCCTAAAGGTGGAAGCCCTCAAAGCCCAGCGGGAGCGGGAAATTGAAGAGGCGAAGGCGGCTGAGGCCGCGGCCATTCAGCGGGCTAAGCTGTTGCAGGCGCAGTCGGTCGAAGAGGAAGAAATCCGCAAAAAGCTGGCCATTCAGCAAAAGGAAATTGAAGCCAGTATTGAACTCGAGGAAAAAAATAAGCTCCTGAAGGTCACTCAAGCTCAACAACTGCAAGAGGCAGAAATTGCCGAGATCAATCGCCAGCAACAAGTGGAGGCCAACCGTCTGCAAGCCCAAGTGGCTATTGCCGAGTCAGAGCGCTTAGCCCGCCTCGCCCAAGAGGATGTGGCGATCGCTGTAGCCACCAAGAAAAAAGAAAGCCTAATGGCAGAAGCAGAGCGGGCGCGAGCAGAATCGGCGGTCACGACAGCCATCGAAGTGGAAAAAGCAGATCGCGAGAAACATTTAGCGATTATTGCCGCCGAGCGGGAAGCGGCTGAAAAGCGCGTCCTTGATCAGAATGTGGTGGAAATTGATGTGTTCCGGCGGCGGCGCCAAGCGGAAATTGCCCAGCAGGCAGCAGAATTAGAAGCCGAAGCCATTCGTACCCTTGCGGCGGCAAACCGCGATAAGGCCATGGCCGAAGCGGCCGGGATCGAGGCCCTACTCGCGGCTAAAAATGTGATTAGCAATGCCAACCTGACCGCTCAAGTCATTACCAGCCTCTGGCCAGAGTTGGTGAGCCAGTTGCCCGAGGTCCTCAAAGCCCTTGCGCCCCAGCCCGGTGTCATTGGTGATGCTAAAATCTATGCCTTTCCGGGGGCGAATGGTGCCGGAGCGGCAGACATTAACAAGCTGCTACTCTCGACCAGTGGCCTTGCCCTGATTAATGCCCTCTTTGAAGAGGGGAAACTGGGTGCCCTACTGGCACAAATCAAGGCGCTGTTGCAGGAAGAAACTCCAAAGCTTGACCAAGAGTAG
- the ureC gene encoding urease subunit alpha gives MDRRAYAETYGPTVGDRLRLADTDLFIEVEQDYTRYGDEVKFGGGKVIRDGMGQSPIANAAGAVDVVITNAVILDWWGVVKADVGIKEGKIYKIGKAGNPCTQEGVDIIIGPGTEAIAGEGMILTAGGIDAHIHFICPQQIATALASGITTMIGGGTGPATGTNATTCTPGPWNLYRMLQAADAFPVNLGFLGKGNSSQPQGLNEQVEAGAIGLKLHEDWGTTPAAIDTCLRVAEAYDIQVAIHTDTLNESGFVEDTIAAFADRTIHAYHTEGAGGGHAPDIIKVCGQANVLPSSTNPTRPYTVNTLDEHLDMLMVCHHLDPSIPEDVAFAESRIRRETIAAEDILHDMGAFSIISSDSQAMGRVGESIIRTWQTAHKMKVQRGHLSDPGQPAATHDNFRARRYVAKYTINPAITHGIAEYVGSVEVGKIADLCLWRPAFFGVKPELMIKGGVIAYAQMGDANASIPTPQPVHMQPMFAAYGGCCTTTSVTFMSQAGIANDLPTQLNLQKSVLPVRHIRQLRKADMKLNDTLPHIEVDPETYEVRANGELLTCEPATVLPLAQRYFLF, from the coding sequence ATGGATCGCCGTGCCTATGCCGAAACCTATGGCCCCACAGTGGGCGATCGCTTGCGCTTAGCGGACACCGACCTCTTTATTGAAGTGGAGCAAGACTACACCCGTTACGGCGATGAGGTCAAGTTTGGCGGCGGCAAGGTGATCCGCGATGGGATGGGGCAATCGCCCATTGCCAATGCCGCTGGGGCGGTGGATGTGGTGATTACCAATGCGGTGATCCTTGACTGGTGGGGAGTGGTCAAGGCGGATGTGGGCATTAAGGAGGGCAAAATTTACAAGATTGGCAAGGCGGGCAATCCCTGCACCCAAGAGGGGGTGGATATTATTATTGGGCCGGGCACCGAGGCGATCGCTGGCGAAGGCATGATCCTCACCGCCGGTGGTATTGATGCCCACATTCACTTTATTTGCCCGCAGCAAATTGCCACCGCCCTTGCCTCTGGGATTACCACCATGATTGGCGGCGGTACTGGGCCTGCCACCGGCACCAACGCCACCACCTGCACCCCCGGCCCTTGGAACCTTTATCGGATGCTTCAGGCGGCGGATGCCTTTCCGGTGAATTTGGGCTTTTTGGGTAAGGGCAACAGCAGCCAACCCCAAGGACTGAACGAGCAAGTTGAAGCGGGTGCGATTGGCCTGAAACTCCATGAAGACTGGGGCACCACTCCCGCCGCAATTGACACCTGCCTGAGGGTTGCCGAAGCCTACGACATCCAAGTTGCCATCCACACGGACACCCTCAACGAGTCCGGGTTTGTCGAGGATACGATTGCCGCCTTTGCCGACCGCACTATCCATGCCTACCACACCGAAGGGGCGGGGGGCGGCCATGCTCCCGACATTATTAAAGTCTGCGGCCAAGCCAATGTACTGCCCTCCTCCACCAATCCTACCCGCCCCTACACCGTCAACACCCTCGATGAACACCTCGATATGCTGATGGTGTGCCACCACCTTGACCCCAGTATTCCTGAAGATGTGGCCTTTGCAGAATCGCGGATTCGCCGTGAAACGATTGCTGCCGAAGATATTTTGCACGACATGGGTGCCTTTAGTATTATTTCTTCCGACTCCCAAGCTATGGGACGGGTAGGAGAAAGTATTATTCGCACTTGGCAAACCGCCCACAAAATGAAAGTGCAGCGGGGACACCTCAGCGACCCCGGCCAACCTGCCGCTACCCACGATAACTTTCGTGCCCGTCGCTACGTGGCTAAATACACCATTAACCCGGCCATTACCCACGGCATTGCCGAGTACGTCGGCTCGGTGGAAGTGGGCAAGATCGCAGATTTGTGTCTGTGGCGACCGGCCTTTTTTGGCGTGAAGCCGGAACTGATGATCAAAGGGGGGGTGATTGCCTACGCCCAGATGGGGGATGCCAATGCCAGCATTCCCACGCCGCAGCCGGTGCATATGCAACCCATGTTTGCCGCCTACGGTGGCTGTTGCACAACAACCTCCGTCACGTTTATGTCCCAAGCAGGCATTGCCAATGACCTACCCACCCAGCTTAACCTGCAAAAGTCGGTGTTGCCCGTGCGCCACATTCGTCAACTCCGTAAGGCGGACATGAAGTTAAACGATACCCTGCCCCACATTGAGGTGGATCCTGAAACTTACGAGGTGCGCGCCAATGGTGAACTCCTCACCTGTGAGCCGGCCACCGTGTTACCCCTTGCCCAGCGCTACTTTTTGTTCTAG
- the queG gene encoding tRNA epoxyqueuosine(34) reductase QueG → MPTLTAASLKDYAYHLGFHHVGIVDLRCYSDNHPSGTAALQRWLSQGYQADMDWMSTPRRQNLQAVLPGAQSLIAVALNYFVADSPRQAEQGKIARYAWGRDYHRVVGSRLKALGQWLQQQVPEISYRWYVDTGPVQDKVWAEQAGIGWIGKHSNVISRRYGSWIVLGELITTLALEGDRPHLNHCGTCSRCLEACPTGAIVEPYVVDANRCIAYHTIENRQPELPPAMAANLEGWVAGCDICQEVCPWNQRFAQPTDIDDFAPRSPLLKTSLEQLATLSEADWDQLTRGSALRRIKPAQWHRNAQALLNHRKTDAPAAASSPP, encoded by the coding sequence ATGCCAACCCTGACCGCCGCCAGCCTGAAGGACTACGCCTATCATCTTGGGTTTCATCATGTGGGCATTGTGGATCTGCGCTGTTACTCGGATAACCATCCTTCCGGTACAGCCGCCCTGCAACGCTGGTTATCGCAGGGGTATCAGGCGGATATGGACTGGATGAGTACGCCGCGGCGGCAAAATTTGCAGGCGGTGCTCCCCGGGGCGCAGTCGTTAATTGCCGTTGCCCTCAATTACTTTGTGGCGGATTCGCCACGGCAGGCTGAACAGGGGAAGATTGCCCGCTACGCATGGGGGCGCGATTACCATCGGGTGGTGGGGAGCCGCCTTAAGGCGCTGGGTCAGTGGTTGCAGCAGCAGGTGCCTGAGATCAGCTATCGCTGGTATGTGGACACCGGCCCTGTGCAGGATAAGGTATGGGCGGAGCAGGCGGGCATTGGCTGGATTGGCAAGCACAGTAATGTGATTTCCCGTCGCTATGGTTCATGGATTGTTTTAGGTGAGCTAATTACAACGCTGGCGCTGGAGGGCGATCGCCCCCACCTGAATCACTGCGGCACCTGTAGCCGCTGTTTAGAGGCCTGTCCGACGGGAGCCATTGTGGAACCCTACGTGGTGGATGCCAACCGTTGTATTGCCTACCACACCATTGAAAACCGCCAACCCGAGCTACCGCCAGCAATGGCTGCCAACCTAGAGGGATGGGTGGCTGGCTGTGATATTTGCCAAGAGGTGTGCCCATGGAACCAGCGTTTTGCCCAGCCCACAGATATTGATGACTTTGCGCCGCGATCGCCCCTGCTGAAAACCAGTCTAGAACAACTGGCCACCCTCTCGGAGGCAGATTGGGATCAGTTGACCCGTGGCTCTGCCCTGAGGCGCATTAAGCCGGCACAATGGCACCGTAATGCCCAAGCCCTATTAAATCATCGGAAAACAGATGCTCCCGCCGCAGCAAGTTCACCGCCATAG
- a CDS encoding DUF2103 domain-containing protein, with product MATATGRVVLNHSTHIEGLIPVLEKLAKVAGITTLTPGVIAPVKGKSPHLHLRVSVPIKGGFKVIARRGKTVQEVFVITRLSEAELKAAIATVLSTK from the coding sequence ATGGCGACGGCAACTGGTCGAGTTGTTCTGAATCACTCTACCCACATCGAAGGACTCATTCCAGTCTTGGAAAAGCTGGCGAAGGTGGCGGGCATTACCACCCTAACGCCGGGGGTCATTGCGCCGGTCAAAGGTAAATCGCCCCACTTGCACCTGCGGGTTTCGGTACCCATTAAGGGGGGCTTCAAGGTCATTGCCCGCCGTGGTAAAACCGTGCAAGAGGTTTTTGTCATCACGCGCCTGAGCGAGGCAGAACTCAAGGCCGCGATCGCCACCGTTTTAAGTACAAAATAG
- the psbA gene encoding photosystem II q(b) protein codes for MTTTLQRREGANAWERFCNWVTSTDNRLYVGWFGVIMIPTLLAATICFVIAFVAAPPVDIDGIREPVSGSLIYGNNIITGAVVPSSNAIGLHFYPIWEAASLDEWLYNGGPYQLIIFHFLLGASCYMGRQWELSYRLGMRPWICVAYSAPLASAFAVFLIYPLGQGSFSDGMPLGISGTFNFMIVFQAEHNILMHPFHQLGVAGVFGGALFSAMHGSLVTSSLIRETTETESQNYGYKFGQEEETYNIVAAHGYFGRLIFQYASFNNSRALHFFLAAWPVVGIWFTALGISTMAFNLNGFNFNHSVIDSKGNVINTWADIINRANLGMEVMHERNAHNFPLDLASAESAPVAMIAPSING; via the coding sequence ATGACTACGACTCTCCAGCGCCGCGAGGGCGCAAATGCGTGGGAGCGGTTTTGCAATTGGGTCACCAGCACCGATAACCGCCTCTATGTGGGCTGGTTTGGTGTGATCATGATCCCCACCCTGCTGGCCGCAACCATCTGTTTTGTCATTGCCTTTGTCGCGGCTCCTCCGGTTGACATCGACGGTATCCGTGAACCCGTTTCCGGCTCGTTGATCTACGGCAACAACATCATCACTGGTGCGGTTGTGCCTTCGAGCAACGCCATTGGTCTGCACTTCTACCCCATCTGGGAAGCCGCTTCCCTTGATGAGTGGCTCTACAACGGTGGCCCTTACCAGCTCATTATTTTTCACTTCCTGCTGGGTGCCTCCTGCTACATGGGTCGCCAATGGGAACTGAGCTACCGGCTTGGGATGCGTCCTTGGATTTGCGTGGCCTACTCTGCCCCCTTGGCCTCGGCCTTTGCGGTGTTCTTGATCTATCCCCTTGGTCAAGGCAGCTTCTCCGATGGGATGCCCCTCGGTATCTCCGGTACCTTCAACTTCATGATTGTGTTCCAAGCGGAGCACAACATCCTGATGCACCCCTTCCACCAGTTGGGTGTGGCTGGTGTCTTTGGTGGCGCTCTGTTCTCCGCCATGCACGGTTCGCTGGTGACCTCCAGCCTGATTCGTGAAACCACCGAAACCGAGTCGCAAAACTACGGCTACAAATTTGGTCAGGAAGAAGAGACCTACAACATCGTGGCTGCCCACGGTTACTTTGGTCGCCTGATCTTCCAATACGCCAGCTTCAACAACAGCCGTGCGCTGCACTTCTTCTTGGCTGCGTGGCCGGTGGTGGGCATCTGGTTCACCGCCCTTGGCATCAGCACCATGGCCTTCAACCTGAACGGGTTCAACTTCAACCACTCGGTGATTGATTCCAAAGGGAATGTGATCAACACTTGGGCGGACATCATCAACCGTGCCAACTTGGGGATGGAAGTGATGCACGAGCGGAATGCTCACAACTTCCCGCTTGACTTGGCCAGTGCGGAGTCTGCGCCTGTGGCCATGATTGCCCCGAGCATCAACGGCTAA